A genomic region of Streptomyces sp. R33 contains the following coding sequences:
- a CDS encoding YcxB family protein produces the protein MNTEQARQAENPAPVSIARFDYTPAAADYDRALWHYTLRSWPGRTRHLLPLYAAAAVAFAIRAWKWHFDQTEIVVTGTICAIAVLVVRQWFRRHRTRDQYATHAEHGVCLTTLGEDGLTTTGASGHTVTADWNSYPWWFETPDLFVLTGSMEFFFVLPKRGAACPEDLEQTRALFSQRLRRI, from the coding sequence ATGAACACGGAACAAGCCAGACAGGCCGAAAACCCTGCTCCGGTCAGCATTGCGCGGTTCGACTACACCCCCGCCGCCGCGGACTACGACAGGGCTCTGTGGCACTACACCCTCCGCTCCTGGCCCGGGCGCACCAGGCACCTGCTGCCGCTCTACGCGGCAGCGGCCGTCGCGTTCGCCATCCGGGCGTGGAAGTGGCACTTCGACCAGACGGAGATCGTGGTCACGGGCACGATCTGCGCCATCGCGGTGCTCGTCGTACGCCAGTGGTTCCGCCGGCACCGGACGCGGGACCAGTACGCCACCCACGCGGAGCACGGTGTCTGTCTCACCACCCTCGGCGAGGACGGGCTGACCACCACCGGCGCATCCGGACACACCGTCACCGCCGACTGGAACTCCTACCCCTGGTGGTTCGAGACGCCCGACCTGTTCGTCCTCACCGGCAGCATGGAGTTCTTCTTCGTACTGCCCAAGCGCGGTGCGGCATGCCCTGAGGACCTCGAGCAGACCCGCGCTCTGTTCTCCCAGCGCCTGCGACGCATCTGA
- a CDS encoding GNAT family N-acetyltransferase, which produces MEIRPTAVKDLDVFIDTVHAAFGRFPETPIEGGGLWWSALEADRCMLALTTDGRPVGTAATYSFELTLPGATLVPAPGVTAVGVLPSHRRQGVLSGMMRHQLAELRARGELLSVLLASEAPIYGRFGYGPATYTAQLKVARHEAALAVPRARDVVGAPATGSDNGSVEVLPRAECGEILEEVYDRYRRTQPGALSRPHRWWALRAGQPPISSAPRYVAVHRDVDGVPDGYASYLTGEGQTLTVDETIATDDAVFTALARFVLGHDLVSQVVFKHVPPEHPLRWQFADFRAGEVSGDTDWLWVRLLDVPRALTARGWFMDGELVLDVDDPFLGEHCRYLLTVRDGRADCVPTDREPDLSLDIRDLGSVYLGGTAPSTLVRAGHIQAHRPGAAHLADALFRSERSPHCLHWF; this is translated from the coding sequence GGCGGGCTCTGGTGGTCGGCGCTCGAAGCGGACCGCTGCATGCTCGCCCTGACGACAGACGGGCGGCCCGTAGGCACCGCCGCCACGTACTCCTTCGAGCTCACCCTGCCCGGTGCGACCCTCGTCCCGGCCCCCGGGGTGACCGCCGTCGGCGTACTGCCCTCACACCGGCGCCAGGGCGTGCTCAGCGGGATGATGCGGCATCAGCTCGCCGAGCTGCGGGCCCGCGGGGAACTCCTTTCCGTGCTGCTGGCCTCTGAGGCTCCGATCTACGGCAGGTTCGGCTACGGACCGGCGACCTACACGGCGCAGCTGAAGGTGGCGCGCCACGAGGCCGCTCTCGCCGTTCCACGGGCGCGCGACGTGGTCGGCGCACCAGCGACCGGCTCGGACAACGGCTCGGTCGAGGTGCTGCCTCGGGCCGAGTGCGGAGAGATTCTGGAAGAGGTCTACGACCGGTATCGCCGCACCCAGCCCGGCGCGCTGTCCCGGCCGCACCGCTGGTGGGCCTTGCGCGCGGGGCAGCCCCCGATCTCGTCGGCGCCGCGCTACGTCGCTGTCCACCGTGACGTGGACGGCGTCCCGGACGGGTATGCCAGCTACTTGACAGGCGAGGGTCAGACCTTGACGGTCGACGAGACCATCGCCACCGACGACGCTGTCTTCACGGCCCTGGCCCGGTTCGTACTCGGTCACGACCTGGTCTCTCAGGTCGTGTTCAAGCACGTCCCGCCCGAGCACCCGCTGCGCTGGCAGTTCGCGGACTTCCGCGCCGGCGAGGTGAGCGGCGACACCGACTGGCTGTGGGTACGGCTGCTGGACGTCCCGCGGGCGCTGACCGCCCGCGGCTGGTTCATGGACGGCGAGCTCGTCCTCGACGTCGACGACCCGTTCCTCGGCGAGCACTGCCGCTACCTGCTGACCGTCCGGGACGGCAGGGCCGACTGCGTGCCGACCGACCGGGAGCCCGACCTGTCCCTGGACATCCGGGACCTGGGCTCGGTCTACCTCGGCGGCACCGCCCCGAGCACGCTCGTGCGTGCCGGACACATCCAGGCCCACCGCCCGGGCGCGGCCCATCTCGCGGACGCCCTCTTCCGCTCAGAGCGCTCCCCGCACTGCCTGCACTGGTTCTGA